CCCCCCCGCCATGACCCTTTCCACCTCCCGGCTAAAACTGATCCCTCAATCACGGACAGAAACACTAGCTTGGATCGACCAGCAGCCCCCCGATGTGCGGGCGCAGCTTTCGCCCCAATGGCTCGATCTGGTCCGGCAAGCCCCCGAATCGGCCCCCTACATTCATGGGTTTGTCATCTGGCTAGCAGCCACGGGTCAAAAGATCGGTAGTTGCGGGTTTAAAGGTCCCCCAACGCCGGACGGAACGGTGGAACTGGCCTACGGTATCGCTGCCGACCAGCAAAACCAGGGGTACGCCACCGAAGCCGCCGCCGCGCTGGCCGAGTACGCGCTCCACGATCCAGCGGTGCGCCGGGTCATCGCCCATACGCTAGAAAAGACAAACGCATCCGCGCGGGTGCTGACCAAATGCGGTTTTGTGTGCACGGGGCAAGTAGTGGACCCGGAGGATGGCTTGGTCTGGCGCTGGGAACGAGGAGGAGGGGATAGGGGTGAGGGGTGAGGGCTATTCCACATCGCCGGGAGTTGGCCCTATCCTAA
The nucleotide sequence above comes from Pirellulales bacterium. Encoded proteins:
- a CDS encoding GNAT family N-acetyltransferase, coding for MTLSTSRLKLIPQSRTETLAWIDQQPPDVRAQLSPQWLDLVRQAPESAPYIHGFVIWLAATGQKIGSCGFKGPPTPDGTVELAYGIAADQQNQGYATEAAAALAEYALHDPAVRRVIAHTLEKTNASARVLTKCGFVCTGQVVDPEDGLVWRWERGGGDRGEG